Proteins encoded in a region of the Gigantopelta aegis isolate Gae_Host chromosome 13, Gae_host_genome, whole genome shotgun sequence genome:
- the LOC121387367 gene encoding cell number regulator 10-like, with protein MSNEWQHGLCGCFDNFGLCIISYFVPCYQFGRNAEAVGESCLMCGLLFLVPVLDIILGAHIRTKVRETKGIPGSFIGDLVLWFCCPLCALVQEAQEIQDIRPAAMVISRE; from the coding sequence ATGTCGAACGAATGGCAGCATGGGTTGTGCGGGTGTTTCGATAACTTTGGTCTGTGTATTATCTCCTACTTCGTCCCGTGTTACCAGTTTGGAAGGAATGCCGAAGCCGTGGGAGAATCGTGTCTCATGTGCGGTCTGCTCTTCTTGGTTCCGGTGCTAGACATAATATTAGGTGCACACATAAGAACGAAAGTTCGAGAGACTAAAGGCATACCAGGCAGTTTCATAGGCGACCTCGTTCTCTGGTTCTGCTGTCCGCTATGTGCCTTAGTGCAGGAGGCGCAGGAAATTCAAGATATTCGTCCAGCGGCCATGGTGATTTCGCGGGAATAA